A DNA window from Brassica napus cultivar Da-Ae chromosome C1, Da-Ae, whole genome shotgun sequence contains the following coding sequences:
- the LOC106449668 gene encoding transcription factor bHLH34, translating into MMYKSNEDDDDLLASLCFDQSNGGEDPYGFIQTDQENFFPEFDVNLLPEEEQVCNIGDQFDAFSGNLDSNGLGPFGGSSQLDLGTHQVCSFRGTATHVQQGQACCPVVEINSSSSVEIVKEEFEEECSRKRGRTGPCRKPGTKACREKKRRELLNDKFMDLSSVLEPTRTPKTDKPAILDDAIRVVNQLRGEAYELKETNQKLLEDIKSLKAEKNELREEKMVLKSDKEKMEQQMRSMAAIPSPGFMPSHPAGFHQNKMAVYGSYGYYPNMPMMPYLLPPSQRDTSQDQNNCSKAA; encoded by the exons ATGATGTATAAATCAAACGAAGACGACGACGATCTTCTCGCTTCCCTTTGCTTCGATCAAAG CAACGGAGGAGAAGATCCTTACGGGTTTATACAGACAGATCAGGAAAACTTCTTTCCTGAGTTTGATGTGAATTTGCTTCCAGAGGAAGAACAAGTATGTAACATTGGAGATCAGTTTGATGCCTTTAGTGGAAACCTTGATAGCAACGGTTTAGGACCTTTTGGTGGATCATCACAACTTGATTTGGGGACACATCAAGTCTGTAGCTTTAGAGGGACAGCGACTCATGTACAGCAGGGACAAGCGTGTTGCCCCGTTGTGGAGATTAATTCTTCATCATCTGTTGAAATTGTTAAGGAAGAGTTTGAGGAAGAATGCTCAAGAAAGAG GGGACGAACTGGACCATGTAGGAAGCCAGGAACCAAAGCCTGTCGTGAGAAAAAAAGAAGGGAGTTGCTAAACGACAA GTTCATGGATTTGAGCTCTGTGTTGGAGCCTACAAGGACTCCAAAGACTGATAAACCAGCAATTCTCGACGATGCAATCAGGGTTGTGAATCAGCTCAGAGGTGAAGCTTATGAGCTTAAAGAAACCAACCAGAAGCTTCTAGAAGATATCAAGAGTCTCAAG GCGGAGAAGAATGAGCTAAGGGAAGAGAAGATGGTGTTGAAGTCAGataaagagaagatggagcaaCAGATGAGATCAATGGCGGCGATTCCATCTCCTGGTTTCATGCCCTCTCATCCAGCAGGTTTCCATCAGAATAAAATGGCGGTTTACGGAAGTTATGGTTACTATCCAAACATGCCAATGATGCCATACCTACTACCTCCTTCGCAGCGTGATACTTCTCAAGATCAGAACAATTGCTCTAAAGCTGCTTAA
- the LOC106449667 gene encoding CASP-like protein 5B3 — translation MIDIPGTPGTLTGLVLRICQCVFAAASISYMVTSGGFFSYTSFCYLIAAMGLQVIWSFGLAIIDTFALARKKKLVSPVLISLFVVGDWVTATLSLAGASSSAGITVLYFGDLGKCSFEAECWRYQLSVALAFLSWITIAISSLTTLWLLASG, via the exons ATGATAGATATCCCTGGAACACCAGGGACTTTGACTGGTCTTGTCTTGAGAATTTGTCAGTGTGTTTTTGCTGCTGCCTCCATTTCTTACATGGTTACCTCCGGTGGATTCTTCAGCTACACTTCTTTCTG CTACCTAATTGCAGCAATGGGTTTGCAAGTCATATGGAGTTTCGGCCTTGCGATAATAGACACATTTGCTTTAGCAAGAAAGAAAAAGCTTGTTAGCCCGGTTTTGATCAGCCTCTTTGTAGTTGGAGACTGG gtAACAGCAACATTGTCTCTAGCAGGAGCCTCGTCCTCAGCGGGGATAACGGTTTTATACTTTGGGGATTTAGGAAAATGCAGTTTTGAAGCAGAGTGTTGGAGGTATCAACTCTCTGTTGCTTTAGCTTTCCTTTCTTGGATCACCATCGCCATTTCTTCACTTACCACTCTTTGGTTACTTGCTTCTGGATAG
- the LOC125579978 gene encoding uncharacterized protein LOC125579978 — MVNSLIKVPEISTIPVWVNLKNVPDCCYSRLGLSHVASGLVEPMQTHKPRLDPTTLGDAKLLVEVELDKPFPKQIALDDKQGNIFLVDVEYTWIPSMCGRCGQLGHKEKRCLLPAPQTCVDTCFTEDMSNGAPEIETEREQAQINVVSDEKMVQVENSETETQAGVEPKDHLMPPSCPHTLFGFLSLRVATSQKDSSTIFCHSSSDAKSTLASTLACSSSAHNSLQIMDDVPSDIIINEGITYSRNDPLTMTFLSTKSNQEVGVMESDFHITEQMDEFGSVTRKGRLIKPTQKYQGVEWMTARGRGKRGRKGRGS; from the exons ATGG TGAACTCACTCATCAAAGTCCCTGAAATTTCAACTATTCCAGTTTGGGTAAACCTCAAAAATGTCCCAGATTGTTGCTACTCAAGATTAGGCCTCAGTCACGTTGCATCAGGACTTGTTGAGCCTATGCAAACGCACAAACCTCGCCTTGATCCGACTACTTTGGGAGACGCAAAGTTACTAGTTGAAGTAGAACTTGACAAGCCCTTTCCGAAGCAAATTGCCTTGGATGACAAACAAGGTAATATATTTTTGGTGGATGTTGAATACACTTGGATTCCGAGTATGTGTGGCAGATGTGGACAGTTAGGACATAAAGAAAAGAGATGCCTCCTGCCAGCTCCCCAAACGTGTGTAGATACATGCTTTACTGAGGATATGTCAAATGGAGCACCAGAGATTGAAACTGAAAGGGAACAAGCTCAGATCAATGTTGTATCAGATGAAAAGATGGTACAAGTTGAAAACTCAGAAACGGAAACACAAGCTGGTGTTGAGCCAAAGGATCATTTAATGCCACCAAGTTGCCCCCACACACTCTTCG GCTTTTTGTCTCTTCGGGTAGCTACTTCTCAAAAGGATAGCTCTACTATTTTCTGCCATTCATCTTCGGATGCCAAATCTACTTTAGCCTCTACACTAGCATGTTCGTCATCTGCTCACAATTCTCTACAGATTATGGACGATGTTCCATCAGATATTATCATTAATGAGGGTATTACATACTCAAGAAATGATCCTTTAACCATGACCTTTCTTTCAACCAAGTCCAACCAAGAGGTTGGTGTTATGGAAAGTGATTTTCATATTACCGAGCAAATGGATGAATTTGGAAGTGTGACAAGAAAGGGTAGGTTGATCAAGCCTACACAAAAGTACCAAGGAGTGGAATGGATGACAGCGCGAGGAAGAGGGAAACGAGGTCGTAAGGGTCGAGGTTCCTAA